One Desulfobulbus oligotrophicus DNA segment encodes these proteins:
- the lpxK gene encoding tetraacyldisaccharide 4'-kinase — MKTSPLLFFLGRPFSPLYSWAMRAREAGYRRGVFRSYHFPVPVVSVGNLTMGGTGKTPMVHYLARLLQQNSFKPAIISRGYGGTAQGPVNIVSDGCSLLLDAKAAGDEPRMLAETLPGVPVLTGIVRRLPAQRAVDLGADVLLLDDGFQHLPIQRDVNLVLFNTDRLAGNSRVFPGGDLREPVAALHRATGFVLTGVYEANRDRAQRFRDLLATKFPGIPTFLTGYEVETLVRLMPSGETVPVAAATVASLKGYGFCGIAHPESFRETVQGIGVDLTGFTGFADHRQYSDSLVERLISTARKTGADFLLTTEKDLVKFSGYAHQLPVPLYGIRMQVLVDEEFTATVLRALRSRRPSS; from the coding sequence ATGAAAACATCGCCGCTTCTTTTTTTTCTGGGACGACCTTTTTCTCCCCTGTACAGCTGGGCAATGCGCGCCCGGGAGGCAGGGTACAGGCGTGGTGTTTTCCGGTCGTATCACTTTCCGGTACCGGTTGTCAGTGTCGGTAACTTAACCATGGGTGGCACCGGTAAGACCCCCATGGTGCACTATCTTGCCCGATTGCTGCAGCAGAACAGTTTTAAGCCGGCGATCATCAGTCGCGGTTACGGTGGAACGGCCCAGGGCCCTGTGAACATCGTCTCAGACGGCTGTTCTCTTCTGCTTGATGCGAAAGCAGCGGGCGACGAACCCCGAATGCTTGCCGAAACACTGCCGGGTGTTCCTGTCTTAACAGGTATTGTCCGTCGCTTACCGGCACAGCGGGCTGTTGACCTTGGTGCTGATGTCCTGTTGCTTGATGACGGTTTTCAGCACCTGCCCATCCAACGTGATGTCAATCTGGTCCTGTTTAATACAGACCGTTTGGCAGGCAATTCACGGGTCTTTCCCGGTGGAGATCTTCGCGAACCTGTTGCAGCACTGCATCGGGCCACTGGTTTTGTACTGACAGGTGTGTATGAGGCGAACCGTGATCGGGCTCAACGGTTCCGTGACCTGCTTGCAACAAAATTTCCTGGAATTCCAACGTTCCTCACCGGTTATGAGGTGGAGACGCTGGTTCGTCTGATGCCGTCCGGTGAGACAGTGCCCGTTGCTGCGGCAACGGTTGCCAGCCTGAAAGGATATGGTTTCTGCGGCATTGCCCATCCAGAATCGTTTCGGGAAACAGTCCAGGGGATCGGAGTGGACCTCACCGGGTTTACCGGTTTTGCTGATCATCGGCAATACTCCGATTCGCTGGTGGAACGGCTGATTAGCACTGCTCGGAAAACAGGTGCTGATTTTCTGCTGACCACGGAAAAGGACCTGGTTAAATTTTCCGGCTATGCGCACCAGCTGCCTGTACCGCTCTACGGTATTCGTATGCAGGTGCTGGTTGATGAAGAATTTACGGCAACAGTTCTTCGCGCTCTTCGCTCCCGGCGTCCATCTTCCTGA
- a CDS encoding branched-chain amino acid ABC transporter substrate-binding protein: MRTTLFSFTLVFFILHLLQSPLHAADTIKIGVTGAHQGDLASYGLPSLKATQLVVKDVNAQGGINGVPIELLVEDDGCKPEVATNVATKLVAAGVRAVIGPVCSGPTKATLPIYRDANVVVISPAATTPNLSQDGAYPNFFRTIAADDTQARLQTDFTLQTLKAKKIAILHDKGDYGKGLAEYAKTFIEQSDNAKVVLFEGVTPGAVDYSAVIQKIKRSNADAVLFGGYHPEASKIVGQMRQKRLTIPFISDDGVKDATFIKVAGKDAEGVYATGPADVSNNPIAIMYREKFKAAEGTEPGSFFNNAVAAALALTQAMTKAGSADADAVKEALRAHAVATPFGDITFDDRGEPVGIGFFIYQVQNGQFVLVQ, encoded by the coding sequence ATGCGAACGACCTTGTTTTCTTTTACCCTTGTCTTTTTCATCCTGCACCTCCTGCAGTCTCCACTTCATGCCGCAGACACCATCAAAATCGGTGTTACCGGAGCCCATCAGGGTGATCTGGCCTCCTACGGTTTACCCTCGTTAAAAGCAACCCAACTGGTCGTCAAGGATGTCAACGCTCAGGGAGGCATTAACGGCGTTCCCATTGAGCTGCTGGTTGAAGACGATGGCTGCAAACCGGAAGTAGCCACCAATGTGGCCACCAAACTGGTGGCAGCCGGAGTACGGGCAGTGATCGGCCCCGTCTGTTCCGGTCCGACCAAAGCTACACTGCCGATCTATCGGGACGCCAATGTGGTGGTTATCTCGCCTGCAGCCACCACCCCCAACCTCAGTCAAGACGGTGCATATCCGAATTTTTTCCGCACCATAGCTGCAGATGACACCCAGGCGCGTCTGCAAACTGATTTTACTTTGCAGACCCTCAAGGCTAAAAAGATCGCCATCCTTCATGACAAGGGGGACTATGGCAAGGGGCTTGCCGAATATGCGAAAACCTTCATCGAACAGTCTGATAACGCCAAAGTGGTACTTTTTGAAGGTGTCACCCCGGGCGCTGTCGATTACTCTGCCGTGATTCAGAAAATCAAGCGCTCCAATGCAGATGCCGTTCTCTTTGGCGGCTATCATCCCGAGGCCTCCAAAATTGTTGGCCAGATGCGCCAGAAACGCTTAACCATCCCTTTTATTTCCGATGATGGCGTCAAAGATGCTACTTTTATCAAGGTAGCCGGCAAAGATGCGGAAGGTGTGTATGCCACCGGACCGGCAGATGTGTCCAACAACCCGATTGCCATTATGTATCGTGAAAAATTCAAGGCAGCCGAGGGGACGGAGCCGGGTTCTTTCTTTAACAACGCCGTTGCCGCAGCACTTGCTCTGACCCAGGCCATGACCAAGGCCGGGTCAGCGGACGCAGATGCGGTGAAAGAGGCTCTGCGCGCGCACGCGGTTGCCACTCCTTTTGGCGATATAACCTTTGACGACAGGGGAGAGCCGGTGGGCATAGGATTCTTTATTTACCAGGTACAGAACGGACAGTTTGTTCTGGTCCAATAA
- a CDS encoding branched-chain amino acid ABC transporter permease produces MDYFIELLFSGLTRGSIYALIALGYTMVYGIIGLINFAHGEMYMIGAFTGLIVAEILLIYQFPLPAVFVLTALAAVVWSSAYGYTVERIAYRPLRKAPRLAPLISAIGMSIFLQNYVQLVQTADFLPFPSLIPEFAFLEPYAGVIGSTDAAILVVSLLAMLLLSAMVKWTRIGKAMRATAQDQKMALLVGVNVDRIISFTFVLGSGLAAIGGVLIASHVGQINVFIGFIAGIKAFTAAVLGGIGSIPGAVLGSYVLGLTESLTTGYVSSDYEDVFAFALLVLILIFRPNGLLGKASVDKV; encoded by the coding sequence ATGGATTATTTCATTGAACTGCTCTTTAGTGGACTCACACGAGGATCCATTTATGCCCTGATCGCTCTCGGGTACACCATGGTGTACGGGATCATCGGATTAATTAACTTTGCCCATGGTGAAATGTACATGATCGGTGCCTTCACCGGTCTCATCGTTGCGGAGATTTTACTGATCTACCAGTTCCCCCTCCCGGCTGTTTTTGTTCTGACAGCGCTTGCCGCTGTTGTCTGGTCTTCTGCCTATGGGTATACGGTTGAACGCATTGCCTACAGACCACTGCGCAAAGCCCCTCGTCTGGCCCCGCTCATCTCGGCAATCGGCATGTCCATCTTTCTCCAGAACTATGTCCAGCTTGTGCAGACAGCGGACTTTCTGCCTTTTCCATCCCTGATTCCCGAGTTTGCCTTTCTGGAACCCTATGCAGGTGTCATCGGCTCCACAGATGCCGCAATCCTTGTGGTTTCCCTGCTGGCCATGTTACTGTTGTCAGCCATGGTCAAATGGACACGGATCGGTAAGGCCATGCGAGCTACTGCTCAAGATCAGAAGATGGCGCTGCTCGTCGGCGTCAATGTTGATCGCATCATATCGTTCACCTTTGTCCTTGGTTCCGGTCTGGCAGCCATCGGTGGTGTCCTGATCGCCTCTCATGTCGGCCAGATCAATGTCTTCATCGGATTCATTGCCGGCATCAAGGCATTTACCGCTGCTGTCCTTGGAGGTATCGGTTCTATTCCTGGTGCGGTTCTGGGCAGCTATGTCCTTGGGCTGACCGAATCTTTGACCACCGGCTATGTGTCCAGCGATTATGAAGATGTCTTTGCCTTTGCCCTGCTGGTCCTGATACTGATCTTTCGTCCCAACGGGCTTTTGGGCAAGGCCTCTGTTGACAAGGTCTAA
- a CDS encoding ABC transporter permease subunit gives MITRHDLRHACLTGLWFMFLTFPLVVIKVNPIEHIVLWRWSNMLWIGVISFLASLIIRLVQARRLLTRREEKDPIRPQTPAQPFDVLRRPAFLTAALIASALLLTCFPLFFSSYQVNIMTTALMYVVLGLGLNIVVGMVGLLDLGYVAFYAVGAYTYALLHLHFNLGFWMALPIGGLLGALFGLLLGFPVLRLRGDYLAIVTLAFGQIVRLVLENWSEFSKGPSGIANIARPSLFGLSLSPEATINYLYYLMIGLVVLTVFVVYRLQNSRIGRAWQALREDEIACQAMGIDKTKIKLSAFALGATWAGMAGVFFAAKTTFVNPASFTFMESAIILCIVVLGGMGSIVGVIAGALILILLPEYLRIIADYRMLAFGAILVVMMIVRPQGLIAPKRRTYTLPSTHDQTNSPHAATPDR, from the coding sequence ATGATCACCAGACACGATCTCCGCCACGCCTGCCTTACCGGGCTTTGGTTTATGTTTCTCACCTTTCCCCTTGTGGTGATCAAGGTCAATCCCATCGAACACATTGTTCTGTGGCGCTGGTCCAACATGTTGTGGATAGGAGTAATCAGCTTTCTTGCCTCACTGATCATCCGCCTTGTTCAGGCCCGCCGCCTCCTCACCCGCCGGGAAGAGAAAGATCCTATCCGGCCGCAGACACCTGCCCAACCGTTTGATGTTCTGCGCCGACCAGCGTTTCTTACCGCTGCCCTCATCGCTTCAGCCCTGCTTCTGACCTGTTTTCCCCTGTTTTTTTCCTCCTACCAGGTGAACATCATGACCACTGCGCTGATGTATGTGGTGCTCGGCCTGGGACTGAACATCGTTGTCGGTATGGTCGGCCTGCTGGATCTGGGGTATGTCGCCTTTTATGCGGTGGGAGCCTACACCTATGCCCTCCTCCACCTCCACTTCAACCTGGGTTTCTGGATGGCACTCCCCATTGGCGGCCTGCTGGGTGCCCTGTTCGGACTGCTGCTCGGTTTCCCGGTCTTGCGACTCCGCGGTGATTATCTGGCCATCGTTACCCTGGCCTTTGGTCAGATCGTTCGCCTTGTCCTTGAAAACTGGAGCGAATTTTCTAAAGGACCGAGCGGTATCGCCAACATTGCCAGACCGAGCCTGTTCGGACTGTCGCTGTCGCCTGAGGCCACCATCAACTACCTGTACTATCTGATGATCGGCCTGGTCGTTCTTACGGTCTTTGTTGTCTATCGGCTGCAGAACTCCCGTATCGGTCGAGCCTGGCAGGCACTGCGGGAAGACGAAATAGCGTGTCAGGCAATGGGTATTGACAAAACAAAAATCAAGCTGTCCGCCTTTGCCTTAGGCGCCACCTGGGCAGGCATGGCCGGTGTGTTTTTTGCCGCCAAAACAACCTTTGTCAATCCGGCCAGTTTCACCTTTATGGAATCTGCAATCATCCTCTGCATCGTTGTTCTTGGCGGCATGGGGTCGATTGTCGGCGTTATTGCCGGTGCACTGATCCTTATTCTGCTCCCCGAATACCTGCGTATCATTGCCGATTACCGGATGCTGGCCTTTGGCGCCATCCTGGTGGTCATGATGATTGTCCGCCCCCAGGGGCTGATTGCACCAAAACGCCGAACGTACACCCTCCCATCAACACATGACCAGACCAATTCTCCCCATGCCGCCACTCCTGACCGTTAA
- a CDS encoding ABC transporter ATP-binding protein, with protein sequence MPPLLTVNKLSMDFGGIRAIDKCSLRIKQGEIVALIGPNGAGKTTFFNCLTGIYQPTAGELLWTPPNSPSRTLNGLKPHHITEQGLARTFQNIRVFRSMTVLENVMIGRHCRTTATILGAILRPPSVAREEQKTIATSFALLERVGLADVAHERADNLPYGAQRRLEIARALATDPLLLLLDEPAAGMNPQEGQELETLIRSINNDRTAVLLIEHDMQLVMRLADHIFVLEYGRLIAEGPPEAIRNDPAVIRAYLGEEEDHYA encoded by the coding sequence ATGCCGCCACTCCTGACCGTTAACAAGCTGAGTATGGATTTCGGTGGCATACGTGCCATTGACAAATGCAGCCTGCGCATCAAGCAGGGTGAAATAGTCGCCCTGATCGGCCCCAACGGTGCCGGCAAAACCACATTTTTCAACTGCCTCACCGGCATCTATCAGCCAACAGCCGGTGAACTCCTGTGGACACCGCCAAACAGTCCGAGCCGCACCTTAAACGGACTCAAACCCCATCATATTACCGAACAGGGGCTGGCTCGCACCTTTCAGAACATCCGCGTGTTCCGCAGCATGACGGTTCTTGAAAATGTGATGATCGGCCGGCACTGCCGGACAACCGCCACAATTTTAGGTGCGATTCTCCGCCCGCCATCGGTCGCCAGAGAAGAACAAAAGACCATTGCTACCAGCTTTGCCCTGCTTGAACGGGTCGGGCTGGCTGATGTTGCGCATGAACGGGCCGACAACCTGCCCTATGGAGCGCAACGACGGCTGGAAATAGCCCGGGCTCTGGCCACAGACCCGCTTCTTCTCCTTCTGGACGAACCAGCCGCCGGAATGAACCCGCAGGAGGGACAGGAGCTGGAAACACTCATCCGGTCCATCAACAACGACCGGACAGCTGTGCTGTTAATTGAGCATGACATGCAACTGGTAATGCGCCTGGCTGATCACATCTTTGTTCTTGAGTATGGCCGTCTCATTGCCGAAGGGCCGCCGGAAGCGATACGAAACGATCCGGCAGTGATCCGGGCCTATCTCGGTGAAGAGGAAGATCATTATGCTTGA
- a CDS encoding ABC transporter ATP-binding protein, with the protein MLELQNISVFYGNIQALYDISITIQQGEIVTLIGANGAGKSTTLMTISGILSPRHGRLTFLDRQISGLMPDRIVQLGISQVPEGRHIFPALSVSENLDLGAFLRRDHAAIAADKAWLYGLFPILEKRRQQPGGTLSGGEQQMLAIARALMARPKLLLLDEPSMGLAPLIIKQIFEILIRLNNEHQTTIFLVEQNANLALRIAHRGYVLENGRVVLHGDAAGLRNNPVVQKAYLGM; encoded by the coding sequence ATGCTTGAACTACAGAACATCAGTGTGTTTTACGGTAATATTCAAGCACTGTATGACATCTCCATCACGATCCAACAGGGAGAGATCGTCACCTTAATCGGCGCCAATGGTGCGGGTAAATCCACCACGCTCATGACCATAAGCGGTATTCTGTCGCCTCGACACGGTCGCCTGACCTTTCTCGACCGGCAGATCTCCGGCCTTATGCCGGATCGTATTGTTCAACTCGGGATCAGTCAGGTACCGGAAGGCCGTCATATCTTTCCCGCCCTCAGTGTTTCCGAAAATCTTGACCTGGGTGCCTTTCTCCGCCGCGACCATGCCGCCATCGCCGCAGACAAGGCCTGGTTGTACGGCCTGTTTCCCATTCTGGAGAAGAGACGGCAGCAACCCGGCGGCACGCTTTCCGGCGGTGAACAGCAGATGCTGGCCATTGCCCGCGCCCTGATGGCCCGGCCCAAACTCCTGCTCCTTGACGAACCGTCCATGGGCCTGGCCCCTTTAATCATAAAACAAATTTTTGAAATACTGATCAGACTTAACAATGAACACCAGACAACCATCTTTCTGGTTGAGCAAAATGCAAACTTAGCGCTGCGCATTGCACACCGCGGCTATGTTCTTGAAAACGGCAGGGTCGTTCTTCATGGGGATGCAGCGGGACTGCGGAACAATCCCGTTGTTCAGAAAGCTTATCTTGGTATGTGA
- a CDS encoding Gfo/Idh/MocA family protein, whose amino-acid sequence MDTIIKVGVIGVGYLGRFHAQKYAAMEGVELIGVADTDGGRAALVADECGTRPFTDYRALLPLVDAVSIVVPTTLHHQVGKVCLQAGIDVMMEKPITTTVAEADDLIRIARAGERILQVGHLERFNPAVMAMQPLLTHPLFIEAHRIAVFKERGTDVDVVLDLMIHDIDIVLSIVQAPIVSILTAGAPVVTRFTDIANARLIFANGCTANITVSRISLDNMRRMRIFQPGQYLSVDFGKKEIMTVRLKPGTKGSPPAPEISKVNFAEQDALEMELHSFVQHVRDRTQPTVSGEAGRRALDIALQVVSQIRMNREQVEQILMEEGRGDLLNFLQPSH is encoded by the coding sequence ATGGATACAATTATAAAAGTCGGTGTGATAGGTGTCGGATATCTCGGTCGGTTCCATGCGCAGAAATATGCGGCAATGGAAGGAGTGGAACTCATCGGTGTTGCCGACACCGATGGCGGCAGGGCTGCACTGGTGGCTGATGAGTGCGGTACGCGGCCCTTTACCGACTATCGTGCCTTACTTCCCCTGGTGGATGCGGTCTCCATTGTTGTGCCCACCACCCTCCACCATCAGGTCGGCAAGGTCTGTCTGCAGGCCGGCATTGATGTGATGATGGAAAAGCCCATCACCACCACAGTGGCTGAAGCGGACGACCTGATCCGCATCGCCCGGGCCGGGGAGCGAATCCTCCAGGTCGGCCATCTGGAACGGTTCAACCCCGCGGTTATGGCCATGCAACCGCTCCTCACCCATCCGCTCTTTATCGAGGCTCACCGGATTGCCGTGTTCAAAGAAAGGGGAACTGACGTTGATGTGGTGCTGGATCTGATGATTCACGATATCGACATCGTGCTCTCCATTGTCCAGGCCCCGATTGTTTCCATTTTAACGGCCGGGGCACCCGTGGTCACCCGGTTCACGGACATTGCCAATGCCCGCCTGATCTTTGCCAACGGCTGTACGGCAAATATTACGGTCAGCCGTATTTCCCTGGACAACATGCGTCGTATGCGAATCTTTCAGCCGGGTCAGTATCTCTCTGTTGATTTCGGCAAGAAAGAGATCATGACCGTGCGCCTGAAGCCGGGAACAAAAGGCAGCCCCCCTGCCCCAGAGATCAGCAAAGTGAACTTCGCAGAACAGGATGCCCTGGAGATGGAGCTGCACAGCTTTGTTCAGCACGTCCGTGACCGCACCCAACCGACTGTCAGCGGTGAAGCCGGTCGGCGTGCTCTTGATATCGCACTGCAGGTAGTCAGCCAGATACGCATGAACCGGGAACAGGTCGAACAGATACTCATGGAAGAAGGTCGAGGCGATCTGTTGAACTTTCTTCAGCCGTCCCATTAA
- the lpxB gene encoding lipid-A-disaccharide synthase has product MTDSDPATTPREVMIVAGEASGDLHGANLVRAMREQSPELRFYGMGGIELERAGVELLYDAAKLAVVGAVEVFSHLPDILRARRILIARLRHQRPALLILIDYPDFNLMLAKVAKQLGIPVFYYISPQVWAWRSGRVQTIKKRTDRMAVILPFEQAFYAEHGMQVDFVGHPLLDNIQPTCTPAQFKAQHHIDPLRPVIGLIPGSRRKEVAVLLPEFLAAAGLLSAAHPQPIFLLAQAPTIDTALLREHGLDRWQQQLDLRVITEDRYAMMAACDVAVAASGTVTLELAILDTPTVAAYRISPHTYWLGRLLIRGLPFFTLVNLIADQAILPELLQSAVTPQRIAQEVSTLLNNAQARSNMLTGLKEVRQRLGGPGASKRAAAIAFSLLNTRRQQNGYQS; this is encoded by the coding sequence GTGACGGATTCTGATCCGGCCACCACCCCCCGGGAGGTGATGATTGTAGCTGGAGAGGCCTCAGGGGATCTGCACGGTGCCAACCTGGTCCGTGCCATGCGGGAACAGTCTCCTGAGCTGCGATTTTACGGCATGGGCGGGATCGAGCTGGAGCGGGCAGGTGTGGAGTTACTCTACGATGCCGCCAAACTGGCGGTGGTCGGGGCAGTGGAAGTGTTCAGTCACCTCCCTGACATTCTCCGTGCCCGCCGGATTCTGATTGCCCGTCTCCGGCATCAACGCCCTGCTCTCCTCATCCTGATCGACTATCCGGATTTCAATCTGATGCTGGCAAAGGTCGCCAAACAACTGGGTATTCCTGTTTTTTATTACATCAGTCCGCAGGTATGGGCCTGGCGCAGCGGACGGGTGCAGACCATTAAAAAACGAACGGATCGGATGGCGGTCATTCTGCCCTTTGAACAGGCCTTCTACGCCGAACACGGTATGCAGGTCGATTTTGTCGGCCACCCCCTGCTGGACAACATCCAACCCACATGCACCCCGGCACAGTTTAAAGCACAACACCACATCGATCCCCTACGCCCGGTTATCGGGCTGATACCGGGAAGCAGACGAAAGGAGGTGGCGGTCCTGCTGCCCGAATTCCTCGCTGCAGCCGGTCTGCTGTCTGCTGCCCATCCGCAACCAATTTTTCTGCTTGCCCAGGCACCAACCATTGACACGGCTCTACTGAGAGAACATGGTCTGGACCGATGGCAACAACAGCTTGATCTCCGTGTAATCACCGAAGATCGATATGCCATGATGGCAGCCTGTGATGTGGCTGTGGCGGCATCCGGCACGGTTACCCTTGAGCTGGCGATCCTGGATACACCCACTGTGGCTGCTTATCGGATCAGCCCGCACACCTACTGGCTGGGCAGACTGCTGATCCGTGGACTTCCCTTTTTCACCCTTGTCAACCTGATTGCCGATCAGGCCATCCTGCCGGAACTTCTCCAGAGTGCGGTGACCCCACAGCGGATCGCTCAGGAGGTGTCGACTTTGCTCAACAATGCCCAGGCCCGGTCAAACATGCTGACAGGTCTCAAAGAGGTTCGGCAGCGGCTGGGCGGACCGGGTGCCTCAAAACGAGCGGCAGCCATAGCCTTTTCTCTCCTTAACACGCGGAGACAGCAGAATGGATACCAATCCTGA
- a CDS encoding Smr/MutS family protein: MDTNPDDLEPIELPIDGTLDLHTFRPQDLGTLIPDYLQECRDRGITEVRIVHGKGTGALRRSVHAILARLDCIQHYRLADETAGSWGATLVVLRKKQ; encoded by the coding sequence ATGGATACCAATCCTGATGACCTTGAGCCGATTGAACTGCCGATTGACGGTACGCTGGACCTCCACACCTTTCGCCCGCAGGATCTCGGTACCCTGATCCCCGACTATCTCCAGGAGTGCAGGGACCGGGGCATAACTGAAGTACGCATTGTTCACGGCAAGGGGACCGGTGCCCTGCGCCGCTCTGTCCATGCCATCCTGGCCCGGCTCGACTGTATCCAACACTACCGTTTAGCCGATGAAACAGCTGGTTCCTGGGGTGCTACACTGGTGGTTCTTCGGAAGAAGCAGTAG
- a CDS encoding HP0495 family protein, producing the protein MDRCARCKPDIEYPCHWQYRLIGEERTTILQAIQTVVNLETCTVSDGNVSSGGRYISISVEVMVTSEENRLDLYNRFAADPAIRMVL; encoded by the coding sequence ATGGACAGATGTGCTCGCTGTAAACCGGATATCGAATATCCCTGCCACTGGCAGTATCGTCTGATTGGAGAAGAACGCACAACCATTCTGCAGGCGATACAGACAGTGGTCAATCTTGAGACCTGCACTGTGAGTGACGGCAACGTAAGTTCGGGTGGTCGTTACATAAGTATCAGTGTGGAGGTAATGGTGACAAGTGAAGAGAATCGCCTTGACCTGTACAACCGGTTTGCTGCTGATCCGGCTATACGGATGGTGTTATGA